From Lycium ferocissimum isolate CSIRO_LF1 chromosome 12, AGI_CSIRO_Lferr_CH_V1, whole genome shotgun sequence, one genomic window encodes:
- the LOC132039572 gene encoding protein GLUTAMINE DUMPER 3, with amino-acid sequence MTQLAASSSTIAPVGPPRSPWHSPVPYLFGGLAAMLGLIAFALLILACSYWRLSGYLEENQEGDIEEGNNNNSSGDGDVKMVDPPILEDKFLVIMAGQLKPTYIATPSLSSRASSFGSSSSCTASSESSTDKSEGEENDEEKMREENGFSSSIPENEEVPTGSVSSNGVSSSTPENEEVPTGIVSSCNESYVTQIRIN; translated from the coding sequence ATGACACAGTTAGCTGCATCGTCATCAACTATTGCACCGGTGGGCCCGCCACGGTCACCGTGGCACTCACCGGTGCCGTATTTATTTGGTGGATTAGCAGCCATGTTAGGGCTAATTGCATTTGCACTACTAATATTAGCATGTTCTTATTGGAGACTTAGTGGTTATCttgaagaaaatcaagaagGTGATattgaagaaggaaataataataatagtagtggTGATGGTGATGTTAAAATGGTGGATCCACCAATTCTTGAAGATAAATTTTTGGTTATTATGGCTGGACAATTGAagccaacttatattgctacACCTAGTTTGTCTAGCAGGGCTTCATCTTTTGGCAGTAGTAGCAGTTGTACCGCGAGCAGTGAGAGTAGTACGGATAAATCCGAGGGAGAAGAGAATGATGAAGAGAAGATGAGAGAAGAAAATGGTTTCTCCAGTTCGATCCCTGAAAATGAAGAAGTACCTACAGGAAGTGTTTCATCAAATGGTGTCTCGAGTTCGACCCCTGAAAATGAAGAAGTACCTACAGGAATCGTCTCCTCATGTAACGAATCCTATGTGACACAAATCCGAATTAATTGA